The Henckelia pumila isolate YLH828 chromosome 2, ASM3356847v2, whole genome shotgun sequence genome includes a window with the following:
- the LOC140877592 gene encoding uncharacterized protein, with the protein MAKKEANPRLIKWILLLSEFDVEIKDKRGTENRVADHLSRLVDVEEELKLREEFPDEQLFSVSTELPWYANIVNYLVTNGFPSEFSKAQKDKVRSDAKYYVWNDPYLWKHCADQVIRRCVSASEVIPILTFCHSYACGGHFGAKRTARKILDCGFFWPSIFRDAYMFCKSCAQFQKTGKLRSRWIGPFVITNVFSHGAVEIKSLETSKIFKVNGQRLKHYFEGVQANEEEDAHDLTLDDPPQID; encoded by the exons atggcgaagaaggaggcaaatCCAAGGCTAATAAAATGGATACTACTgctgagcgaatttgatgtggagATTAAGGATAAGAGAGGAACTGAAAATCGTGtggctgaccacttgagtcggCTAGTTGATGTTGAAGAAGAGCTGAAgttgcgagaagaatttcctgatgagcagTTATTTTCAGTCAGCACGgaattaccatggtacgcaaatattgtgaattatttagttactaatggattTCCGTCTGAATTCTCTAAGGCACAAAAAGATAAGGTCCGAAGTGATGCTAAATATTATGTGTGgaatgatccatacttgtggaagcactgcgctgatcaagtcatacgacgatGTGTATCTGCAAGCGAGGTAATCCCAATTCTCACATTTTGTCACTCATATGCTTGTGGTGGCCATTTTGGAGCAAAAAGAACAGCTAGGAAGATATTGGACTgtggatttttctggccatccatatttcgagacgcttacaTGTTTTGTAAGTCATGTGCTCAATtccaaaagacag gtaagttgcgttctAGATGGATTGGCCCGTTTGTTATCACTAATGTTTTTTCTCATGGTGCAGTAGAGATAAAGAGCTTGGAAACATCGAAaatattcaaggtgaatggccaacGCCTGAAGCATTACTTTGAAGGGGTCCAAGCGAATGAGGAAGAGGATGCACATGATCTCACACTTGATGATCCGCCACAGATTGATTAA